The DNA window CTTCACCGCCCCCTCAGGTGTGACGACACCTCGTGGTGCTACCCATAGAAGTCACTGCATCTTCTTCAGGAGGCTATAAAGTCACGTTAAAGAAGGGCCCATGGACTCCGAGTAAGACGACCAGGGGCCCTGTGGGAGGAAGAAGCCTGCATCAGGTTGCACCAACCTTAAGACACCAGGAGCTTCTACAAACTGCACACAGCATAGGCATGGGTTCAGATCCTTCAAAGACGCCGTCCCAAGGCTTCTCGATCCTACAGGAAGGAAGGCATTTTCCTGAGAAGTATTGGTGACAAGAAGAATTGGTGTCGGCTCCAGAACCCTAGCAAATCAGTTCTCAAGTTGGTACCCTTCTGATGTTTTCATAGCGACAGTAGCTTCCCTGCAGATGAGGGGTTGGAGGAGCCGGGAGACTATTCCCATCCGCCACAgtaggaagctgaggcccagtgGGCGTTACGGGGGCAGATGGCAAGCAGGCAAAGGTACAGACCCGGGAGCGCAGGAGCCAGATCCGCGCCCCTCTTCCCTGGCGCTTGCGCACTGCGGGCCCCATTCCCCGCTCAACTCCGCCCTCCTCGCTCGGGTTTTCAAATTTGAAACCTGCTCCTTTTCCCGCCCGAACATGTTGACCAGCGGCGGGAGAAGGCGGAACCGCGCGCAGCCAATGGTGCCTCAGaggccccccagccccgccccaagGTGAAGACAGCTGGCCGCAGGAGGCAATGGGCAAATGAGTGAGGGCGCCCGTCGGGCCCCGCCTCCGCCGTGCCCACGTGCAGCGGCGGAGCCAGGGGCCTCCTAGAGATCACCCGCCCCCAAAGCACCATTCTGTGTTCCGGCCTTTCGCCACCAGCACGGGGCTGGGAACTGAGGCCTAGAAACGCAAGTAACAGACGTGGAGTTGCTGAGCGAAGCTGTAGGACGCAGCAACCCTCCAGCCCAGGAGTTTGTCCAAGGGTCGGGCCTGGAGCCGAAGCTTGTAGCAGCCCTACAAGTCTGAGGGGGCGGGCGTGGTCGCGTGGGGTGGGCCGAGGTTCCCCGAGGTTCCCCGGCAAGTTTCAGGAGGGCGGGGCCAGGAGCTGGGCTgtcccggggcggggcggggcgtccTGGGGGGCGGGGCCGAGCGCCTGTGTTTGTTGCGCCGTGTCAGTTACATTGTAACAAAAGTGGTGCAGCCGCTCCTCCGGCCAGCACCGTAGGCCAGCCCGCCGCCAGCTGTCGCGGACATGGAACCCGTGGCCAGCAATATCCAAGTTCTGCTGCAGGCGGCCGAGTTCCTGGAGCGCCGcgagagaggtgaggaagaacCCTTGGTTCTACTCGAGGCAGCGACCTCGTTGACATGGGCCTGGGCTGGACTTGGCTCCCAACTTGAAAGATGCATGGCTTTAGGGCAGTAGTTCTGGGGcacccctccctcacctcagAGGCGTCGGGCAGTGTGGTGGGAGGGCTTGGCGACATAGCCCTGTAGCCAGAAGGCCCTCCCTGATCCTACTGTGCCAGGGCCGCCCGCTGGTGTTAGCCCCAGCCTGACGCGGGCGGGGGTTCTCTCCCGCAGAGGCGGAGCATGGCTATGCGTCCCTGTTTCCGCACCGAAGTCCTGGCCCGGTCCACAGGAGGAGGCGGCGGTCCCCCCAAGATCCTGGCGCGCTGGACAGTGGGCGGTGAGGAAGGCTGGGGACAGCGGggacctggggtgggggatgggcgcCGGCCCTCTTCGGGCCCCTCCACTGCCCACTTCATCCTTGTTGCTTGAATCGTCTGGGTCAGGTACCCTCCTCTGGAGGTATTCAGACTCCTCCTGCcgtttctcccctcctctcccgccCCTTAACACTCTTCGTTCAAGGACTCTTTCTCTGGTATGTTAGGAACTGTAAACCAGACACTTCTGGGTCTTGCGTCCCCTCACACTCTTACACTCCACACTCTTACGTCCCCAAGCTTACTCCTTTGCTGTCTTCTCAaccctttgcacatgctgttcccccCAGTTGGAATGCCTCTCTGTCCACTACCCATTTTGAATAACTTGTGTTGCTGGGCTTAGTTCAGTTGTCACCTGTGTCCAGGAAGCCCTTCCTGATTGCTGCTGGGGTTCTGATTTGGACCCCACAGTCACCTGGGCAGGCCTCTGTCAGCATTTGGCCTCCTtactctctctgcctctgcctggcGACTCAGGTGCCTGAAGCCAGTACGAGCTCCCCACAGCGGGCTGGTTTGGGGGACACATCTGTAGTGAATTTTGAGCCTCTGGGAGCCCTGGGAGTGAGGGTGTGGGCAGTAGCTGACGCCCCCTCACCCCATCCTCCCTGGCATTGGCAGGTCTGTGCATAACGAGTTGGAAAAGCGCAGGTGAGTCCCAACCCTGCCCTGACAGCACCAGGCCCCAGGaactgcctccctctggccttccCTCCCCTGCTGTCCCTCATCTGGCCAGCAAGTCTGGGCTGGCACTGCCCTCTAGACCCCTTCCCCGCAGGAGGGCCCAGCTGAAGCGGTGCCTGGAGCAGCTGAAGCAGCAGATGCCCCTGGGGGCTGACTGTGCCCGATACACCACACTGAGCCTTCTGCGCAGGGCCAGGATGCACATCCAGGTAAGGAGCTACCCTGGCACCCTGGGGCCAGCTTGCCAGGATGTGTGAAGCAAGGCAGTCGGGAGGGGCCGGGTGGAACTGAGGAGAGAGGTCTGAGGTTGTGGCCCAGCTGTGAGACATGGGGCTGTTTTCTCTGTGCTTTTAGTTTCCAAATTTGTTAggtaggaagaaaaatagaaaataattcagaGGATTGTTCTGAGGCTTTAAGCAAGTTCTTCCAATAAATGTTCACTTGTTATTATAGCAATTATTACTTGGATCCCAACTGTGGGACCCTGGACGAGTCACGTAGCCTCTCTGGGTTTCATTTCCTCCTCTGCATGGGAGGCATTCTGTGACGGGTCATGTGTAAGGGTCCCTCAGAAGGTAGAGAGCTGGTTCTCActcttcctctcccccatccTTCAAGGCCTCCTGCTCTGGGCAGTCTTTCCTGACCCTGTTTTGGGAGGCAgctccaggggctgggagggtgaaAGCCCTGAGAGGACACCAGTGAACCATCCTCCAGGTGCCCTCGCTGCTGCCAGGACTGAGCTCAGCGCCCCCTAGTGGACGGGAGTGGAGTGTGCTGACTAGAGCACAAGGCAGCTCTGCATGGTGGGGACTAGAAGTGCCTGGGAAGCGATAGAGAGAGGCCTTTTCCAGCCCTCTTGGCTCTTATGACAGAGGGAGTAATGGAGGTGCAGCCGAACTGTTGAGAGGCAGAATCAGAACCCAAGCCTGGGTCTCCTGACTTGCATTTTTGCCTTCAACAAGTGAGCACCTGCTCTGCCAGCCCTGGCAGAGACAGATGGAAGTGCTGTGCAGCAAGTAAATCAGTGTGGGCCTAGATGCCCACATTCCCCTCATTGTGGCTGAAAAACACCGGGGCTGAGTAGCAGGCTCCAGTTTCTCATATGGAGTTTGCCTTGCTTGGTTCTCAGAGGGGCTGATGTGTGATGTGTACTTAGATGCTGGCTGGCCTGTGGGCAGGACCTAGGGATTGCTCCTTCCTTGAAGCCTTGTCACTCCTTTCCTGGACTCCCTGCTTCCTGTTTTGCCTCGACCTGGCCCTAGATTCTTTGCAGCACATAGTCTGACCAGGTCTATCTCCTGCTGAAAACTTTCCATGGCTTCTGACAGGACAGTTTCCGTTTATTGCTTCCTATGAAACTCAAGTCCCTTCACAACACAGGTCCTTGTCACTGGTTTGCTGTTTTGGTCTCATCTTTGTCCATTCTCCACCAAAAAAGCTGAACTCTCCATGTGCTTCCcattttccctctgcctggatgcTTCTTCCTCCCCAGTTTTGCCTGGGCAGCTCTTACGTGTGGCCAAAAGTGagatctgaggagttcccttgtgaggCACTGGCTTAAGGACTTGACTTTGTCACTGTGGctgctggggttgctgctgtgcagcaggtttggtccctggcctgagaacttctacatgctgcaggcatgcccTCCACAGGAGATCTGGCAGCAGTGGGCCTGTTTCTACGTGGCAGTAATTAGCTGGAAACTGGAGCAGCCACCAGTGCCTGTTGCTTGACACCAGCACTCTCCTTCTTCACATCACTTGACTGGGCCTGAGAGGCCTTTGAGATTGTGGTGCCCTCCCAGTCCCACCCATCTAGACAGAACTCCCTGGGCATTTATGTGGGACAGAAGGGCAGGAGGGTCCAGCTTCTTGCAGGATGTGGGGCCCAGATCTGGTGAGCCTGAATGGAGCAGGTGGTCACCACGCAGCCAGTCTGATGTTGAGTGGTGTTGGGGTGAGGCCTGAACCCCCAGGTAGCCAACCCCAGCCCCTAACTCCTGATTGCAGAAACTGGAGGAGCAGGAGCAGCGGGCCCGGCGGCTCAAGGAGAAGCTTCGAAGTAAGCAGCAGAGCCTGCGGCAGCAGCTGGAGCAGCTCAGGGGGCTTGCGGGGCCTGGTGAGCGTGAGCGGCTGCGGGCAGACAGCCTGGACTCCTCAGGCCTCTCCTCCGAGCGTTCTGACTCAGACCAAGGTAAGTGCCCTGAAGCGGAGGGGTGGAGCGGGCTGAGTAGCCCCTGGTCTCCTGACTGGCCCCCTCCCTGCACAGAGGAGCTGGAGGTGGATGTGGAGAGCCTGGTGTTCGGGGGCGAGGCTGAGCTGCTACGGGGCTTCAGCGCCGGCCAGGAGCACAGCTATTCACACGGTGGTGGCGTCTGGCTATGACCTTCGTTGCCGGAGGGGCCTCTATGCTCAGACCACCCTTGGCTCTGCCCAACTGGAGTCCTCGCCGAGCCTCCAGGGCTGCTGAGAGTCGCCTCCTGTTGGAATGGACTAAATGGACCTTGTGTGGAAACAGGTGCTCCCCCTACCCTGCTGCTGGCTGCCGGCAGCCCCTCCTAGGACAGAGAGCCCTGCGGGGCAGGTGGCTTGGGCCCAGGCTGCCCTTCCAGGCATTTTTAGTAGCACTTGGCTCTGCTGTCCATGGGGGCAGGGAGCCTTTTGGGCCCTCACGTTCCTTCCTAGACAAGGGCCCGCCCCTGGCCTTTGCCCCACATGTACTGTTCAGTGTTTTCATTAAAAGCCCCTTTCTTAACTTCCTGTCCATGGTCTTGCCTGATGAAGATGggggaactcctagccacagacaaaccagaaaagaggaaatgagatCCGCAGCCACCAGACACTGCTGACCACACTGGGCAGTGTCCCTTTGCTCCTCACAGCTTGGAGGCTGCCTCTCCCCACTTCACAGTGGGAACAAGACTGAGTGATGTGACTTGCCTGAGTTTTCAAACCAGGAAACAGTGGATTCAAGaatcaaatcaggagttcccgtcttgcagtggaaatgaatattaggaaccatgaggttgcgggtttaatccctggccttgctcagtgggttaaggatctggcgttgccgtgagctgtggtgtaggtcagagacgtggcctggatctggtgttgctgtggctgtggtataggccggcagcaacagctccagttggactcctagcctgggaacctccatatgctgtggtgcagccctaaaaagacaaaagacaaaaaaaaaaagctttctgacTCCAGACTGGGGTTGATTAAATTcaacagtatttattgaatgcctgttATGTGCTAGATTTTGTTCCAGGTATTTGGGacacaacagaaaataaaacaggtcCCTGCCCTCATCGAACTTATAGTCTAGCATTTATGACTTCACCTGGACACCATGACCATGGGCCAAGTCACTGCGCCTCTGCCTTCAGCCACGTGATGCAGGAATAAGGAGGCCCAGCTCAGGTATGGGCAATTGGCCTGGTGCGTTGGAGATGCCAAATGGGACAACACCCCCTGCCCACCACCCAAACAGCCGGGCTGGAAGTTGACTTTTAATAAGTACAAGGGGGAGAGGGCACAGGGACTGGGGCCAGTGGTCTGCTGTGCTGTcgccccagggcctgggctggctACAcaaactgctgctgctgctgctgcttcttggtGGCTGCCTTGCTGGCAAGGTCCTTGGCCTTCTCTGTAGCTGCCAGTGCCGTCTCTTTGGCCTTCTCCTTGGCTTCCTTGGCTGTTTCAACAAGGGTTTTGGGAGGGGCCTCACCTGGAGCAGAGGGTGGGGCTGGTTCAGAGAATGCCATGAAGACCTACCTAACCACCCCCGGGACATTCACCTCCTCTGCCTCAGGCCCTGCAGGAAATACTCAGGGTCCAGATGAGTTGCAGGCGGGGCTCAGAATAGGGTGTGAcagccccaggctccagcccagTCAGCGCAGCTAGGACTTGACCCTGGCCTCTGCCTGTGCCCAGAGCGCTCACCTTGCAGCTTGGCCAAGATGTATTCAAAACCCTTCATAGTCTTGGTCACGTTGCTTTTGAACCGGGCGAGACCAAATTCCTGGCAAAACATGAGAAGGGGAAGGCTTCTGGGCTGCCCAGTGACCCCTCAGCCCCAACCCTAGGTCAAATGCCCTGGCCCCCAGAGCCCTGGTCCCCCCACAACACTGCTCACCTGCACAGCTCTGGAGACACCAAATAAGCTAGAGGAGACCCAGGCTTCCCGGCGGATTTCGGTCCAGCTGTTGTTATCAGAGTTCACACGGTAAACACATCGTTCCTCCACCACCTGTACAGTCAAGTCAGTCACAATAGTGGGAGTCTTTCACTTTGCCAGCTCGCACATAAATCTGATCCCCATTTATTCCTGGGGAAGCAATAAAGTGAAAACTGATTCCCTTTCCTTACTGTATTCCCAAGCTGCACTTCAGAAAGAGAGTAAGATGATGAAAAAAGTAACTTTGCTCTCTAATATCTTCTCTGACACTTCAAACTAAAATATGGACTCTCGGGAGTTCacgtcctggtgcagcggaaacaaatccgactaggaaccatgaggttatgggtttgatccctggcctcgctcagtgtgttaaggatccagcgctgccatgaggtgtggtgtaggttgcagatgtggctctgattagaccccctagcctgggaacctccatgtgctgggatgcagccctaaaaaaaaaaaagaaaagaaaatatggattcttgagttcccattgtggcacagcagaagcaaatctgactaggaaacacgaggttgcgggttcgatccctggtctcactcagtgggttaaggatctggcatggctgtggctgtggccagcagctacagctccgatttgacccctgggaacctccctatgccacagatgcggccctaaaaaaaataaaaaatacggACTCTTGAAATCAGCAGAGGGCCTTCCAGCTCCACCCtggctctttgtctttttttttttttcttttttctttttagggctgaacccgaggcatatggaggttcccaggctaggggttcaataggaactacagctgatggcctatgccagccacacgggatccaagcaaggtctgcgacctacacctcagctcacggtgaaactctttttttctggtctttttatctttgtccTTTTACATCTAGATATGTGCAGTGTTTTTAGCCTGCCTTCCACTCACTTTGGCTCTTGAGCTCTTGGCACttcaaataaaagtgaaaatctgGCCATCACCACAGCTCTCATCATCAGAGGAGGAAGTGAACCTACACTTCCAAGAGAAACACTTAAAAAACATCGCTCACAGCTGGAATGACAGAGATTTCTCAGGGCTGGGTCTTGGTAATTTACAAAGCACAGAGATAGTGCCCTCCGGGCAGTCAGCTGTGAGGCCCACAGATAACTCTGGGGCAGAGAATTAAGGTGCCTCCTCACTCGGTGACTTTATAGGATACTtcccctctctgaacctcactttCTCTTTGTGCAACAGACAGTAATACCCACCTCCGTGTGTCACTGTGAAAATTAGCTGAGAAAGAGAGAGTCCTCTGAAAGCTTCCAGGGTATTCACATGTAAGAAATTACTGTAAAGCTCCTTAAACTAAACCTCAGgttttgcagacgaggctcagatcccttgtggcgcagcagaaacgaatccaactgggaaccataaggttgcaggtttgctccctggccttgttgagtgagtgggttaaggatctggtgtggtgtgagctatagtataggtcaaagacatggcttggatcctgcatggctgtggtgtaggccggcagctgtagctcccatggacccctggcctgggaacctccatatgctgtgggtgccgccctgaaaagacaaaaaaacaaaacaagaactcGGCTTTtcaagcctttttcttttctatcattttaggggccacacttgcagcatatggaagttccccggctaggggtttaatcagagctatagctgccggcctataccacagccatagcaacaagggatctgagcctcgtctgcaaccgacaccacagctcacggcaatgccggatccttaacccactgagtgaagccagggatcgaacccacatcctcatgggtactagtcggattcatttccactgtgccacaatggaacttcctttttttttttttttttttttaaacaaagcaagAGATCAAAAGTATGTGGAGCCCTCTTCTTCTGAAATCCCTTACATAAGATAGATAAAAGACTCCCCTAGTCAACGTGGGGCAAGAGCCCCAGGTCCTCTCCCCTCTGAGGCAGAGCCAAGCCAAGGCACCATTATGGTTTGATGGATTCCTGTTTGAAAACCCTGCCTCTCTCGCTCAGCATCACTCCTATGACCCAACCTATACACTTGTCAGAAACAGTATGAATGCTCTGCATTTAGTACTTGCAACAACTCTGTAAAACAGGTGCCCCTCCTCCACTGTATGAATGAGTCAAAAGGCAGGTCCAGAGGAGCTGACCAGCTCAAAAGACAATTTGAGTTTGCATTCTAGAGCCATCACTCCTCAGCAATCCATATCTACTTGGATTGCAGAAACTCCTTCGTGGCTCCCTAGTCACATGTACCTGCAGCTCTCTACTTTTGAGGGGACCGAGAGAGGGGTCTCACCATCAGCCGGGCGTGGTTGATGTTCCAGGTGAAGGTGGTCATGGTCTGGTTCTGTGGGTCCACGATAGAATCCTCCAGGATGTACACTGAGTGAGCAACATTGGCAGGAAACAGTCGCTCAGCCCAGCGGGGCATCCTGTTTGTCTTGGTCAGGAGTCGCCGGGACAGGAGCTTCTGGTCAGGGGTCACTTCCCGGTGCACTATGTCTTCCGTCAAGACATGTTTGCTGCAGGTGTCAGGGTGAAGGTGACCCTCAGAAGGCTGGCCCTAAGACACTGCTTGTTGGGGTTCCCATCTGGAGCCTCCAAGCCCAGAAACGCCATGCCTTTCCCCagacctgctgtgtgacctgtATTGTGGCTCAGACCTAACTATGAGCCTATCCCAGGGCAAATTCCAACTCCCGCCCCTTCGCTGACCTGGATTTCGGGGCCTCCCAACAGGGCTGGACTTCATGATTTATTGCACCACTGGAGAGAGTCACAGGCAGAGTAGAAGGCAAGCGCCCGGACTTCCAACCCCAAGATCCCTCCCCAACTCCTGTGCCGCCGCCTTTTCCTGTTTCACCATCCTGCGATGAGAGAACCTTAGACTTGAACCTCAAGTAAACCACTACCCAGACCCAGCCTTCTTCTAGTACCTTGCAGGCCTAGCCTAGCCGCTTCACCGATAGGGTCGTTTTGCCCTAAACATGGCCCCGGTTCCGGCGATGCCCCCACCTCAGACTCGAAGTCGAGTCTTTCCTGGCCCCCTACAATCCAATCTCCAAAAAGCAAGGTGGGAAGGTACCTCTTTATAGGGCCACGTACCTATAGGGATTCGGGTACCGCTGCCAGAAGGCAGCAAACACTTGGTCCCAGGAACTCCGGAGCacgctctggcccaggaaatacTTCACCATCGTCCCGGCCGGGGCGGGCTCAGCACCCGCGCAGCATCAGCCGTGCGGCgcccggggcggggggcaagCGGAGGCTAGGCTGGAGCTCTTTGCCCGGCTACCAGGCTAGGAGGTCAGTCACCACTGTGCCGCGCCCAACCAGCCACAGCCGCCGCCATGAGGAATTATCAGGCTGCGCGCCACTTCCGGCGCAGTCTCGCAGAATCCACCTCTTCCGGCGCCTGCCCATGTGACCCAGAGGTTCCGCCCCTACACCCCCTCCCACCCGGCGCCGGAATCGCGGCGCTGCGGGCTGGAGGCAGGTTGAAGGGTCTTCCAGCCTCCGTAGGGAATCCGTGCCCCAGCGGCCTTTAAGCCAGGCGGGCAAGTGAGTCGTAGCGCAATCGAGCGAGCTGGGCGGCGGCGTGGCGCCGTTGAGGGCGCTACCCCGCGCGCTCCTAGGCCGCCCCGGGTCCTGGGCTCCTCGAAGGAGGATCAGCGCCCGGGGCTGAAGAGCGGGGGCGTAGGGAGGCTCTGCCGTCGTTCAAGCTCGTAGCGGCGTCTGGAGCCGGAGGTTGGCGCCTGGGGTCGGGAACTGAGTCTTGGGCGCTGCTCGCCGGAGCGGAGATCCGGgtttgccccctgccccccgctcAGGACCGAGACGCGGGTGAGGCGACCCTGGGAGCATGAGCGGGCAGCGCGTGGACGTCAAGGTGGTGATGCTGGGAAAGGAGTACGTGGGCAAGACCAGCCTGGTGGAGCGATATGTGCACGACCGCTTCCTGGTGGGGCCCTATCAGAACGTGAGTGCGCCCGGCTGGGCCCCTGGCGGGTGGGAGGGGGCTAGCCCGCACCCACGTCCCTGATCGTTTCTTTCTGGTTGCAGACCATTGGGGCCGCCTTCGTGGCCAAGGTGATGTCCGTGGGGGACCGGACGGTGACTTTGGGTATTTGGGTAAGTTCTCTGGGCAAGTTGTTCTGGGAAAACCTATTCCTAAGGAGGCGTAGGTTCTGTCAGTAGACTGATTTGTAGCCTCTTAGAGGCCATTTCTCTTCTCTAGACCCCAGCTTAAAAACGGGGGTCTGGAGGATGTGGTATTAGTTTGCAGTCTTGATCAGTAACTCAGGCCAGCGCTGAGCCTCCCCCTGCCCTTCAGGACACAGCAGGCTCTGAGCGCTATGAGGCCATGAGCCGAATCTACTACCGGGGCGCCAAGGCTGCCATCGTCTGCTATGGTAAGGAGGGATTTGGCCTGTTTCTGGAATAAGGGGTGGGTGCCAAACTGGCCTTACAGAGCAGCCCCTGACCCTTGGTTGTGTTTTCCTGTGTCCCATACCAAGACCTGACAGACAGCAGCAGCTTTGAACGGGCAAAGTTTTGGGTGAAAGAACTGCGCAACCTAGAGGAGGTAGGTGCCTACACCTCACCAGACCAGGCAGGGGCTAGGGGCCTGGTGGTCCAGGGGAAGGACCCTGACCTTGTTTTCTGCTCCAGGGTTGTCAGATCTACTTATGTGGCACCAAGAGTGATCTGCTGGAGGAGGACAGAAGGCGTCGACGTGTGGACTTCCACGACGTCCAGGACTATGCAGACAGTAGCTGTTCCTTGGTTCCTTGGGTGTGGGGGAAGGAAGTGGCTGCTTGCTTGGGTCAAGAAAATAGGGGCTGCCTTGGCTACCAACAGCAAGATCCCTGTGGGAAGCCTTTCACTGACCTTGAATCTCTGGGGTCCAGAAGATTCCCTGTACTGCTGGCCTTCCCCTTTGTCAGTGCGCACCCAGTTCTCAGGTATGAAGCTTCAGTCACTTCTCTTTACAGATATCAAAGCTCAGCTCTTTGAAACATCCAGCAAGACAGGCCAAAGCGTGGGTGAGTGTTGGCCAGGACTCACAGCAAAACAGGCAGGGGCAacaaaggaggcagaaaagagCCTAGAGTGCTGGGTTATTGGTCCTCAATGATCACTCTTTTTCCTGCCAGACGAGCTCTTCCAGAAAGTGGCAGAAGATTACGTCAGTGTGGCTGCCTTCCAGGTGATGACAGGTGTGTCATTCCCTAGCCCTGTGGAGACTTCCTCTAGGCCTACTGCATCTGGCCCCCTTCATGAGTTACCTGATCCCCCAAAAGAATGATGCTCAGCTGCCACCTCTCTCTTTGACAGAGGACAAGGGAGTGGACCTGGGCCAGAAGGCAAACCCCTACTTCTACAGCTGTTGTCACCACTGAGTCACCATTCACCTGGCCTGGGGGAATTAAAGGAACTCCCCCAGAGAGGCTGGACCTAGCTCTTGTCTGGGCTTGGGTGATCAAACGTCTGAGCTACCCCGGGGCCCCATGGCAGCAGAGGTGGCACCTGCCTGTGCTGGCCCATGGAAGAGAGGCAGCATTGGACTGACTGAGGGGCACAAGGAGGATAAGGGCTGATTTGGATCTCAGACTTCTGCCCTGGACGTGTCTACAGATTAAGTGGCttctgatttgtaaataaaatcAATGCA is part of the Sus scrofa isolate TJ Tabasco breed Duroc chromosome 2, Sscrofa11.1, whole genome shotgun sequence genome and encodes:
- the MXD3 gene encoding max dimerization protein 3 isoform X2, producing MEPVASNIQVLLQAAEFLERREREAEHGYASLFPHRSPGPVHRRRRRSPQDPGALDSGRRAQLKRCLEQLKQQMPLGADCARYTTLSLLRRARMHIQKLEEQEQRARRLKEKLRSKQQSLRQQLEQLRGLAGPGERERLRADSLDSSGLSSERSDSDQEELEVDVESLVFGGEAELLRGFSAGQEHSYSHGGGVWL
- the MXD3 gene encoding max dimerization protein 3; its protein translation is MEPVASNIQVLLQAAEFLERREREAEHGYASLFPHRSPGPVHRRRRRSPQDPGALDSGRSVHNELEKRRRAQLKRCLEQLKQQMPLGADCARYTTLSLLRRARMHIQKLEEQEQRARRLKEKLRSKQQSLRQQLEQLRGLAGPGERERLRADSLDSSGLSSERSDSDQEELEVDVESLVFGGEAELLRGFSAGQEHSYSHGGGVWL
- the PRELID1 gene encoding PRELI domain-containing protein 1, mitochondrial, producing MVKYFLGQSVLRSSWDQVFAAFWQRYPNPYSKHVLTEDIVHREVTPDQKLLSRRLLTKTNRMPRWAERLFPANVAHSVYILEDSIVDPQNQTMTTFTWNINHARLMVVEERCVYRVNSDNNSWTEIRREAWVSSSLFGVSRAVQEFGLARFKSNVTKTMKGFEYILAKLQGEAPPKTLVETAKEAKEKAKETALAATEKAKDLASKAATKKQQQQQQFV
- the RAB24 gene encoding ras-related protein Rab-24 isoform X1 codes for the protein MSGQRVDVKVVMLGKEYVGKTSLVERYVHDRFLVGPYQNTIGAAFVAKVMSVGDRTVTLGIWDTAGSERYEAMSRIYYRGAKAAIVCYDLTDSSSFERAKFWVKELRNLEEGCQIYLCGTKSDLLEEDRRRRRVDFHDVQDYADNIKAQLFETSSKTGQSVDELFQKVAEDYVSVAAFQVMTGEAARTRLPSCHSVLMRQPRSPAPVSRRCQAWERITDALHALTVV
- the MXD3 gene encoding max dimerization protein 3 isoform X1 yields the protein MAMRPCFRTEVLARSTGGGGGPPKILARWTVGGLCITSWKSAGESQPCPDSTRPQELPPSGLPSPAVPHLASKSGLALPSRPLPRRRAQLKRCLEQLKQQMPLGADCARYTTLSLLRRARMHIQKLEEQEQRARRLKEKLRSKQQSLRQQLEQLRGLAGPGERERLRADSLDSSGLSSERSDSDQEELEVDVESLVFGGEAELLRGFSAGQEHSYSHGGGVWL
- the RAB24 gene encoding ras-related protein Rab-24 isoform X2, which gives rise to MSGQRVDVKVVMLGKEYVGKTSLVERYVHDRFLVGPYQNTIGAAFVAKVMSVGDRTVTLGIWDTAGSERYEAMSRIYYRGAKAAIVCYDLTDSSSFERAKFWVKELRNLEEGCQIYLCGTKSDLLEEDRRRRRVDFHDVQDYADNIKAQLFETSSKTGQSVDELFQKVAEDYVSVAAFQVMTEDKGVDLGQKANPYFYSCCHH